One genomic region from Conexibacter woesei DSM 14684 encodes:
- a CDS encoding TrkH family potassium uptake protein: MSLWPRPSRRSRRSSLGVDLNAVLDLLGGVLRWVGLPFIAPALVAAFAGEAIWPWLLTGAATSGTGLLLDRLTAERRVERIGTREGFLVVALVWLVVPAFAALPFVLGGEPQLSKPVDAYFEAMSGYTATGGTVVPHVEQLGEATQFWRQLSHWLGGMGIIVLAIAVLPRLRVGGRQLLQSELAGPTETEKLGATIRDTARRLWSLYVGLTLVATLVLSLVGWLGLDPEMNPWQAFAHASSAMALGGFSPQGESVAAFAPITQWLLCLVMIVAGFNFLRLFRVLIQQRVAEFARDDEVRLYVGFLLVATALLLTELLTSDIASGETAVRLAAFQATSIMTTTGFATADYTTWGPLATVTLLLLMFIGASAGSTGGSIKVKRHLLLFRMVRRDLAQAAHRDVVVPVRASGWVVDERALRSAVLFVLLYMFTFALGALGLVIDSERVGGDLTPFEAIGASAACIGNVGPAFGFAGPYGSYADFSNLSTAVLTALMWLGRVEIVPVAVLLTRSFWRP, translated from the coding sequence ATGTCGCTGTGGCCGCGGCCGTCGCGGCGCTCGCGGCGGTCCTCGCTCGGCGTCGACCTGAACGCGGTCCTCGACCTGCTCGGCGGGGTGCTGAGATGGGTCGGCCTGCCGTTCATCGCGCCGGCGCTCGTCGCCGCGTTCGCGGGCGAGGCGATCTGGCCGTGGCTGTTGACCGGCGCGGCGACCTCCGGCACCGGCCTGCTGCTCGACCGGTTGACGGCCGAGCGGCGCGTCGAGCGGATCGGCACGCGCGAGGGCTTCCTCGTCGTCGCGCTCGTGTGGCTCGTCGTGCCGGCGTTCGCGGCGCTGCCGTTCGTGCTCGGCGGCGAGCCGCAGCTGTCCAAGCCGGTCGACGCCTACTTCGAGGCGATGTCGGGCTACACGGCGACGGGCGGGACGGTCGTCCCCCACGTCGAGCAGCTCGGGGAGGCGACGCAGTTCTGGCGCCAGCTGAGCCACTGGCTCGGCGGGATGGGGATCATCGTGCTCGCGATCGCCGTGCTGCCGCGGCTGCGCGTCGGCGGGCGGCAGCTGCTGCAGTCCGAGCTGGCCGGGCCGACCGAGACCGAGAAGCTCGGCGCGACGATCCGCGACACGGCGCGGCGCCTGTGGTCGCTGTACGTCGGGCTGACGCTGGTCGCGACACTCGTGCTGTCGCTCGTCGGCTGGCTCGGTCTCGACCCGGAGATGAATCCGTGGCAGGCGTTCGCGCACGCTTCCTCGGCGATGGCGCTCGGCGGCTTCTCGCCGCAGGGCGAGTCGGTCGCGGCGTTCGCGCCGATCACGCAGTGGCTGCTGTGCCTCGTGATGATCGTCGCCGGCTTCAACTTCCTGCGCCTCTTCCGCGTGCTGATCCAGCAGCGCGTCGCCGAGTTCGCGCGCGACGACGAGGTGCGGCTCTACGTCGGCTTCCTGCTCGTCGCGACCGCGCTGCTGCTGACCGAGCTGCTGACGAGCGACATCGCCTCAGGTGAGACCGCGGTCCGCTTGGCCGCCTTCCAGGCGACGTCGATCATGACGACGACCGGCTTCGCGACGGCCGACTACACGACCTGGGGACCGCTCGCGACGGTCACCCTGCTGCTGCTGATGTTCATCGGTGCCTCCGCCGGCTCGACCGGCGGCTCGATCAAGGTCAAGCGCCACCTGCTGCTGTTCCGGATGGTCCGCCGCGACCTCGCACAGGCCGCCCACCGCGACGTCGTCGTGCCGGTCCGCGCAAGCGGCTGGGTGGTCGACGAGCGGGCGCTGCGCTCGGCGGTGCTGTTCGTGCTGCTCTACATGTTCACGTTCGCGCTCGGCGCGCTCGGCCTCGTGATCGACTCCGAGCGCGTCGGCGGCGACCTGACGCCGTTCGAGGCGATCGGCGCCTCGGCGGCGTGCATCGGCAACGTCGGGCCGGCGTTCGGCTTCGCCGGCCCGTACGGCTCCTACGCCGACTTCAGCAACCTCTCGACGGCGGTCCTGACTGCGCTGATGTGGCTCGGCCGCGTCGAGATCGTCCCCGTCGCCGTCCTGCTGACGCGCAGCTTCTGGCGGCCGTAG
- a CDS encoding DsbA family protein, producing MGSTIEVTEYTDAACPWAWSAEPMKRRLRWLYGDALEWRTRMIVLSSDREHYVRIGYTPEMLAEGFAEFAERYGMPLDATVRARMGATKPAARAVVAARAHAGPALAEALLRRLRVHAMTIPTAQLDEPETIVAAASEAGIDPAVLERWLSDPAVDHALARDMAAARAPGPAAVALSGKLARVTEDPSRWRYTAPSLVFTRPSDRVTIEAPGFQPALAYEVAVANLDPELPRRAEPESVDELLAWAPEPLATQEVAVVMGISREDARARLAATTGVVEQAAGSDAFWSVEAAEARRAA from the coding sequence ATGGGTTCGACGATCGAAGTGACCGAATACACCGACGCCGCATGCCCGTGGGCGTGGTCCGCGGAGCCGATGAAGCGGCGCCTGAGATGGCTCTACGGCGATGCGCTGGAGTGGCGCACGCGGATGATCGTGCTCAGCTCCGACCGCGAGCACTACGTCCGCATCGGCTACACGCCCGAGATGCTCGCGGAGGGCTTCGCGGAGTTCGCCGAGCGCTACGGGATGCCGCTCGACGCGACGGTCCGCGCGCGGATGGGTGCGACGAAGCCGGCCGCCAGGGCGGTCGTCGCGGCGCGCGCGCATGCCGGCCCGGCGCTCGCGGAGGCGCTGCTGCGACGGCTGCGCGTCCACGCGATGACGATCCCGACCGCACAGCTCGACGAGCCCGAGACGATCGTCGCCGCCGCGTCGGAGGCCGGGATCGACCCGGCCGTGCTCGAGCGCTGGCTCAGCGACCCCGCCGTCGACCACGCCCTGGCGCGCGACATGGCCGCAGCGCGTGCTCCCGGCCCGGCCGCCGTCGCGCTCAGCGGCAAGCTCGCGAGAGTGACCGAGGACCCGTCGAGATGGCGCTACACCGCGCCGTCGCTCGTCTTCACGCGTCCGTCCGACCGCGTCACGATCGAGGCGCCCGGCTTCCAGCCGGCGCTCGCCTACGAAGTCGCCGTCGCGAATCTCGACCCCGAGCTGCCGCGCAGAGCGGAGCCGGAGTCGGTCGACGAGCTGCTGGCGTGGGCGCCCGAGCCGCTCGCCACGCAGGAGGTCGCGGTAGTGATGGGGATCTCGCGCGAGGACGCGCGCGCCCGGCTCGCCGCCACGACAGGCGTGGTCGAGCAGGCCGCGGGCAGCGACGCGTTCTGGAGCGTCGAGGCGGCCGAGGCGCGGCGCGCGGCGTAG
- the dinB gene encoding DNA polymerase IV, whose amino-acid sequence MGTDVRPEDRPKRVIAHLDCDAFYASVELLRRPDLRDKAVIVAHDGPRSVVTTASYAARRYGVGSAMPLSRAKRLCPHAILLPPDFESYRRVSRALWEIVGGRLGRLQHLGLDEAYADLTGVEKPVRVLRELVEQVRAETGITVSVGLGPSRLIAKICSDLGKPAGFVAMGREEAAQRFAGHSPKLLPGIGPKSVERLREMGIETIGQLQATPEERLTERFGARHGRDLLRRAHFHDSSEVETSRVLKSRSNERTFDEDVTSLTQLEEILRRLAQGLCEGLQRREKRGRTIAIKVRLDDWTTVTRARTVDAHTNDTALVTDVALELLRAYAPPRPVRLLGVRLASFEDEEGAKAGSGGRAPPPDQLALPL is encoded by the coding sequence GTGGGAACAGACGTTCGCCCCGAGGACAGGCCCAAGCGCGTCATCGCGCACCTCGACTGCGACGCCTTCTACGCGTCGGTCGAGCTGCTGAGACGGCCTGACTTGAGGGACAAGGCCGTGATCGTCGCCCATGACGGGCCGCGCTCCGTCGTCACGACCGCCTCGTACGCGGCGCGCAGATACGGCGTCGGCTCCGCGATGCCGCTCTCGCGCGCGAAGCGGCTGTGCCCGCACGCGATCCTGCTGCCGCCCGACTTCGAGTCGTATCGGCGCGTCTCGCGCGCGCTGTGGGAGATCGTCGGCGGGCGGCTCGGCAGGCTCCAGCACCTCGGGCTCGACGAGGCGTACGCCGACCTGACCGGCGTCGAGAAGCCGGTGCGGGTGCTGCGCGAGCTGGTCGAGCAGGTGAGAGCGGAGACCGGGATCACGGTCTCGGTCGGGCTCGGCCCCTCGCGTCTGATCGCGAAGATCTGCTCGGACCTCGGCAAGCCGGCCGGCTTCGTCGCGATGGGGCGGGAGGAGGCGGCGCAGCGGTTCGCCGGCCACTCGCCGAAGCTGCTGCCGGGGATCGGGCCGAAGTCGGTCGAGCGGCTGCGCGAGATGGGGATCGAGACGATCGGCCAGCTGCAGGCGACGCCGGAGGAGCGGCTGACGGAGCGCTTCGGCGCGCGTCACGGCAGAGACCTGCTGCGCCGCGCGCACTTCCACGACTCGTCCGAGGTCGAGACCTCGCGCGTCCTGAAGTCGCGCTCGAACGAGCGGACCTTCGACGAGGACGTCACCTCGCTGACGCAGCTGGAGGAGATCCTCCGCAGGCTCGCGCAGGGGCTGTGCGAGGGGCTGCAGAGACGGGAGAAGCGGGGCCGCACGATCGCGATCAAGGTGCGGCTCGACGACTGGACGACGGTGACGCGCGCCCGCACGGTCGACGCGCACACGAACGACACCGCGCTCGTGACCGACGTCGCGCTCGAGCTGCTGCGCGCCTACGCCCCGCCGCGTCCGGTGCGGCTGCTCGGGGTCCGGCTCGCCTCGTTCGAGGACGAGGAGGGGGCGAAGGCGGGCAGTGGGGGGAGAGCCCCGCCACCGGACCAGCTCGCGTTGCCGCTCTGA
- a CDS encoding septal ring lytic transglycosylase RlpA family protein, whose amino-acid sequence MRSQLPLRVRPRHVAAGALAVGTTLSATALAVAAGGAPAPVAHAPAAAAAPAAAPTARLKDRRLRYGQDVVVHGRIAAGAHDGSVALQYAPAGRRWRAIETARVRPDGRYRLAAELRATGKVRVVAASASAAAEAAQSASRASRVAVAGQLVVKRRSHDTRTGGAVRVRGVLLPRTRGHQVTVEGNVGGRWRAVGRAVTRADGHFSARVVAQRLGTTKLRVRSAGTKANAGTVAHAGSVRGYRASLASWYGIYGGPLACGGTLGYSQMGVAHKSLPCGTKVTIRYGGRQVTVPVIDRGPYVGAREWDLTGATARALGFDGVGTVWTTV is encoded by the coding sequence TTGCGCTCGCAACTCCCGTTGCGCGTGCGGCCGCGCCACGTTGCGGCCGGCGCGCTCGCAGTCGGCACCACCCTGTCCGCGACGGCGCTCGCCGTCGCCGCCGGCGGCGCCCCGGCTCCGGTCGCGCACGCGCCCGCCGCCGCAGCAGCGCCCGCCGCAGCACCGACGGCCAGATTGAAGGACCGGCGCCTGCGCTACGGCCAGGACGTCGTCGTGCACGGCCGCATAGCGGCCGGCGCGCACGACGGCTCGGTCGCGCTCCAGTACGCGCCGGCCGGGCGCCGGTGGCGGGCGATCGAGACCGCCCGCGTGCGGCCCGACGGCCGCTACCGGCTTGCCGCCGAGCTGCGCGCGACCGGCAAGGTCCGCGTCGTCGCCGCCAGCGCCTCGGCCGCTGCCGAGGCGGCGCAGTCGGCCAGCCGCGCGTCGCGCGTGGCGGTCGCCGGCCAGCTCGTCGTCAAGCGTCGCAGCCACGACACGCGCACCGGCGGCGCCGTGCGCGTCCGCGGCGTGCTGCTGCCGCGCACCCGCGGCCACCAGGTCACCGTCGAGGGCAACGTCGGCGGTCGCTGGCGCGCGGTCGGCCGGGCGGTCACCCGCGCCGACGGCCACTTCTCCGCGCGCGTCGTCGCGCAGCGGCTCGGCACCACCAAGCTGCGCGTGCGCTCGGCCGGCACGAAGGCGAACGCCGGCACGGTCGCGCACGCCGGCTCGGTCCGCGGCTACCGCGCCTCGCTCGCGTCGTGGTACGGCATCTACGGTGGTCCGCTCGCCTGCGGCGGCACGCTCGGCTACTCGCAGATGGGCGTCGCGCACAAGTCACTGCCGTGCGGCACGAAGGTGACGATCCGCTACGGCGGCCGTCAGGTCACGGTCCCGGTGATCGACCGCGGCCCGTACGTCGGCGCGCGCGAGTGGGACCTCACCGGCGCGACCGCACGCGCCCTCGGGTTCGACGGCGTCGGCACGGTCTGGACGACGGTCTGA
- a CDS encoding WS/DGAT/MGAT family O-acyltransferase: MASVANRDRLSGLDSSFLHLEHDAATHMHVASCMVFDGPPPTHDELVAHVEARLHLVPRYRQRLAFVPYGQGRPVWVDDPHFNTRYHVQHHALPAPGGEEELKQLAGRAFSQQLDRNKPLWELWLVEGLADGRFALLGKTHHALVDGISGVDITTVLFDLTPEPPPTSTPEVPWVPRPLPTNAQLLADAMLERTTVPAEIVRGMRASLRAPRRVVKKVVEDLAAVGSFTLPGVRGAPPSPLNVRIGPHRRFTWTNEDLERVKQIKNALGGTVNDVVLATVAGGLGRYLRAHGHPTIDLVLRAMIPVSVRADAERGALGNQVAAVWAGLPVGVTDPVERLELVKHEMEGLKESGQAVGARVLTELTGFAPPTVMAQAARLQAHQRFFNLVVTNVPGPQLPLYVLGRRMQAIYPMVPLAQNQALGIAIMSYDGCISFGLNADFDALPDLDLLAGQLTEALEELAAAAGLPPLGSPRRRRNGRPASSPSPARAAAGGSAE; this comes from the coding sequence ATGGCGTCCGTGGCCAACCGCGACCGACTCTCCGGGCTCGACTCGTCCTTCCTGCACCTGGAGCACGACGCAGCCACCCACATGCACGTCGCCTCGTGCATGGTCTTCGACGGCCCGCCGCCGACGCACGACGAGCTCGTCGCGCACGTCGAGGCGCGCCTGCACCTCGTGCCGCGCTACCGACAGCGGCTCGCGTTCGTGCCGTACGGCCAGGGCCGGCCGGTCTGGGTCGACGACCCGCACTTCAACACGCGGTATCACGTCCAGCACCACGCGCTGCCCGCGCCCGGCGGCGAGGAGGAGCTCAAGCAGCTCGCCGGCCGCGCCTTCTCGCAGCAGCTCGACCGCAACAAGCCGCTGTGGGAGCTGTGGCTCGTCGAAGGGCTCGCCGACGGCCGCTTCGCGCTGCTCGGCAAGACGCACCACGCGCTCGTCGACGGCATCTCCGGCGTCGACATCACGACCGTCCTGTTCGACCTCACGCCCGAGCCGCCGCCGACCTCGACGCCCGAGGTGCCGTGGGTGCCGCGCCCGCTGCCGACGAACGCGCAGCTGCTCGCCGACGCGATGCTGGAGCGCACGACCGTCCCGGCCGAGATCGTCCGCGGCATGCGCGCCTCGCTGCGCGCCCCGCGCCGCGTCGTCAAGAAGGTCGTCGAGGACCTCGCCGCGGTCGGCTCGTTCACGCTGCCCGGCGTGCGCGGCGCGCCGCCGAGCCCGCTCAACGTCAGAATCGGCCCGCACCGCCGCTTCACGTGGACCAACGAGGACCTCGAGCGCGTCAAGCAGATCAAGAACGCGCTCGGCGGGACCGTCAACGACGTCGTGCTGGCGACCGTCGCCGGCGGCCTCGGCCGCTACCTGCGCGCGCACGGCCACCCGACGATCGACCTCGTGCTGCGCGCGATGATCCCCGTCAGCGTGCGTGCCGACGCCGAGCGCGGCGCGCTCGGCAACCAGGTCGCCGCCGTCTGGGCCGGGCTGCCCGTCGGCGTGACCGACCCGGTCGAGCGGCTGGAGCTGGTCAAGCACGAGATGGAAGGCTTGAAGGAGTCGGGCCAGGCGGTCGGCGCGCGCGTGCTGACAGAGCTGACCGGCTTCGCGCCTCCGACGGTGATGGCGCAGGCGGCGCGGCTGCAGGCCCACCAGCGCTTCTTCAACCTCGTCGTCACGAACGTGCCCGGCCCGCAGCTGCCGCTGTACGTGCTCGGCCGCCGGATGCAGGCGATCTACCCGATGGTCCCGCTCGCCCAGAACCAGGCGCTCGGGATCGCGATCATGAGCTACGACGGCTGCATCTCGTTCGGCCTCAACGCCGACTTCGACGCGCTGCCCGACCTCGACCTGCTCGCCGGCCAGCTGACCGAGGCGCTGGAGGAGCTGGCCGCAGCGGCCGGCTTGCCGCCGCTCGGCTCGCCGCGCAGACGCCGCAACGGGCGTCCCGCGAGCAGCCCGAGCCCCGCACGCGCGGCAGCCGGCGGCAGCGCCGAATAG
- a CDS encoding NAD+ synthase, with protein sequence MSTPPGPLRLALCQMNATVGDIAGNERKISDGIAAARGQQAELVLFPELALTGYPPEDLLLKEHFLQDTRRALDRLAAETHGIVALVGFPERDDDVYNALAVLADGAVQGIYRKNYLPNYGVFDEQRYFATGDGGALIEVGEVKIGLTICEDIWEPGAPASDEAYAGASVIVNLSASPYHAGKAVERERMLIQRARDSMCVVAFCGLVGGQDELVFDGHSLVVDHRGEVIARAGQFTEELLVATVDPLAPRTYRLRDARHRAAGRDARPVPTIARLELPETPADDEHPLTRGPIAPLLEPTAEVYTALVCGLRDYVRKNGFDRVVLGLSGGVDSALVACVAVDALGPDGVAVAVMPSPYSSQETQADARQLADNLGVERYEFNIQPAMRAYASTLADTFAGRKPDLTEENLQARIRGNLLMALSNKFGWLVLATGNKSEMSVGYSTLYGDLAGGFAVIKDCPKLRVYELTRYRDALARETTGRELVPAMIIDRPPSAELRPDQKDEDSLPPYAVLDPILDGYVEQDLGRDQLILRGFREQDVDKVIALVDRAEYKRRQAPPGIKITSRAFGRDRRVPITNKYRG encoded by the coding sequence ATGTCCACGCCCCCAGGCCCCCTTCGGCTGGCGCTCTGCCAGATGAATGCGACCGTCGGCGACATCGCCGGCAACGAGCGCAAGATCAGCGACGGCATCGCCGCGGCGCGCGGCCAGCAGGCCGAGCTGGTGCTGTTCCCCGAGCTGGCGCTGACCGGCTACCCGCCGGAGGACCTGCTGCTGAAGGAGCACTTCCTGCAGGACACGCGCAGGGCGCTCGACCGCCTCGCGGCGGAGACGCACGGGATCGTCGCGCTCGTCGGCTTCCCGGAGCGCGACGACGACGTCTACAACGCGCTGGCGGTGCTCGCCGACGGCGCCGTCCAGGGGATATACCGCAAGAACTACCTGCCCAACTACGGCGTCTTCGACGAGCAGCGCTACTTCGCCACGGGCGACGGCGGCGCGTTGATCGAGGTCGGCGAGGTGAAGATCGGGCTGACGATCTGCGAGGACATATGGGAGCCCGGCGCACCGGCCTCCGACGAGGCGTACGCGGGCGCCTCGGTGATCGTCAACCTCAGCGCCTCCCCGTACCACGCCGGCAAGGCGGTCGAGCGCGAGCGGATGCTGATCCAGCGCGCGCGCGACTCGATGTGCGTCGTCGCGTTCTGCGGGCTGGTCGGCGGCCAGGACGAGCTGGTCTTCGACGGCCACTCGCTCGTCGTCGACCACCGCGGCGAGGTGATCGCGCGCGCCGGCCAGTTCACCGAGGAGCTGCTGGTCGCGACCGTCGACCCGCTCGCCCCGCGCACCTACCGGCTGCGCGACGCGCGCCACCGCGCCGCGGGCCGCGATGCGAGACCGGTCCCGACGATCGCGCGGCTGGAGCTGCCTGAGACGCCCGCCGACGACGAGCACCCGCTCACCCGCGGCCCGATCGCGCCGCTGCTGGAGCCGACCGCTGAGGTCTACACCGCGCTCGTCTGCGGCCTGCGCGACTACGTCCGCAAGAACGGCTTCGACCGCGTCGTGCTCGGCCTCTCGGGCGGCGTCGACTCTGCACTGGTCGCCTGCGTCGCGGTCGACGCGCTCGGCCCCGACGGCGTCGCCGTCGCGGTGATGCCGTCGCCGTACTCCTCGCAGGAGACGCAGGCCGACGCGCGCCAGCTCGCCGACAACCTCGGCGTCGAGCGCTACGAGTTCAACATCCAGCCGGCGATGCGCGCGTACGCCTCGACGCTCGCCGACACGTTCGCCGGCCGCAAGCCGGACCTGACGGAGGAGAACCTGCAGGCGCGCATCCGCGGCAACCTGCTGATGGCGCTGTCGAACAAGTTCGGCTGGCTCGTGCTCGCGACCGGGAACAAGTCGGAGATGTCGGTCGGCTACTCGACCCTCTACGGCGACCTCGCCGGCGGCTTCGCCGTGATCAAGGACTGCCCGAAGCTGCGCGTCTACGAGCTGACCCGCTACCGCGACGCGCTCGCGCGCGAGACGACCGGCAGAGAGCTGGTCCCGGCGATGATCATCGACCGCCCCCCGAGCGCCGAGCTGCGGCCCGACCAGAAGGACGAGGACTCGCTGCCCCCCTACGCCGTCCTCGACCCGATCCTCGACGGCTACGTCGAGCAGGACCTCGGCCGCGACCAGCTGATCCTGCGCGGCTTCCGCGAGCAGGACGTCGACAAGGTGATCGCGCTCGTCGACCGTGCCGAGTACAAGCGCCGCCAGGCCCCACCCGGCATCAAGATCACCAGCCGCGCCTTCGGCCGCGACCGCCGCGTCCCGATCACGAACAAGTACCGAGGGTAG